In Acidobacteriota bacterium, the genomic window CCAGATAGCCGATGCCGTCCACCACCGCGGCGCTGGCGGCGACGTAGCCGCCGAGCTCCAGCTGGCCCACTTCCTTGCCGTCGGAGAGCCGCACCCGGCGCAGGATGCCGTCGCAGCCTCCCACCACCGTCTGGCCGTCGAAGACCGCCGGCGTGCCGTGCACCGGACCGCCGGTCTCGACCTTCCAGCGCAGGGAACCGTCCTCGGGCTTGAGACAGTAGAGAAATTGGTCGTAGGAGCCGAAGAGCACGCATTCGGCGGTGATGTTGGCGGAGGAGAGGATCTCGCCTTCGGTCTCGAAGCGCCAGCGCTCCTTGCCGGTGGCGGCGTCGACGGCGTAGAGGATGCCGAAATCGTCCCCCACGTAGACCGTCCCGCCGGCCACCGTCGGCGAGGCGCGAAAGCCATTCTCGATCTTCAGCTCCCACCGCGCCTTGCCGGTGGCGGCGTCGAGGGCGTGGAGGCGGCCGTCCAGGGAAGCGGCGTAGACCGTGCCGTCCGCCACCACCGGGGTGGCCTCGGCACCGTCGCCGGCAGCGAAGGTCCACAGGACCTCGAGCTCCGCCGGCAGCTTCCTCGCCTCCTGGGCGCTCACGGCGCCGGTGTTGCGGGCGTCCCCCCGCCACATGGACCAATCCTCGCCGGAGCCAGCCGCGGCAGCAGTACCCACCCAGGCCAGCACTAGCGCCGACATCAGCGCCGTCGCCAGCAGCAATCGGGGCAAAGACGCCGCTGTCCGCTGCCCGCCGAATTCGTTGCCAAAGCTCATCGTGACCACACCTCCCGATACAAAGCTTCCAGGTCTTCCGCCTTCACCGGCCGCGGGTTGAAGCTCGCCGTCCACTGCCCCGCCGCCTCCCGGGCCAGCGCCGGCAGGGCTCGCTCCTCGACCCCGGCGGCGGCGAGATTCGCCGGCAGCCCCAACTGGCGCAACAGGCGCTC contains:
- a CDS encoding PQQ-binding-like beta-propeller repeat protein, whose protein sequence is MSFGNEFGGQRTAASLPRLLLATALMSALVLAWVGTAAAAGSGEDWSMWRGDARNTGAVSAQEARKLPAELEVLWTFAAGDGAEATPVVADGTVYAASLDGRLHALDAATGKARWELKIENGFRASPTVAGGTVYVGDDFGILYAVDAATGKERWRFETEGEILSSANITAECVLFGSYDQFLYCLKPEDGSLRWKVETGGPVHGTPAVFDGQTVVGGCDGILRRVRLSDGKEVGQLELGGYVAASAAVVDGIGYLGTFEAQVLALDLSQDEVVWRYSHPQRKFPYYASPAVSGDRVVAAGRDKMVHAIRRSSGEGLWTFASRARFEASPLIVGDRVFAAGQDGNLYALDLASGKEVWRFELGTSFNASPVVAGGRLFIAADDGVIYSFGAASKNAAGKDPDGQS